aacaccaaatttttttatatataattttttaaaaaataataaaataaaaatgaagccgttgaacatcaaaatataaaataaagcgGGCTTTTGAAAGTGTGTTTCAAATATTAGTTTCATGCAAAACAGGGACATAttgctcctttttttttaaataagaatatttaaattttttttattttaacctgATTGTTGTAAATTGCCCTGCCATTAGATGACCAAAAaagcaaaaatctaaaaacaaataattataacaGTGAGTAATCAAATTGCACTAATTAAATGAGAAATTCTACAATGCAaagtcatttttatttcttatatttttctgtTGGCTTCTTCATAGTATTAATGACATGAATTATAGAAGCCTTTTTATCAACTCTGAATATTGAAagattaaaatttcatataagaAGAGTGATaggaagaattaaaaaaagggtGAACTATTGAGGTTTAATGAtacattgttattgttgttgttgttgtattaaAAACTTAATGATATAATGTTTACACCCATAACCTCCCAAATTGTCTATTAACAATCATCACAGCCTGTGAATTTCCCATCTGATGATCATGAAACAAGAGCTCTATCTAAGTTGCTTTTAGTCTGGTCAGAAGTTTCGTCGTCTCAGCCATCTGGGCAATGTCATCTGATGGATTCGATGTAAGGGACGCTGCAATACATCCATGTACCTAAACGATGAAACAAATAAAGTTTCAAATCTTGTTCGAAAGTTTTCGATCTTGTAAATGCTGCAGATTATGTGCTTTTGGTTGAGTTTAGTAACTCAAAGTTAAGGTTTCTTTGTTATAAATTATATTGGAAAAATGGAAGCATTTTATGTAGCAAGGGAATGGATTCTGACAATTTAATTTTCActggaaaaggaaaaataatgaagaagataattACCTGCAACAGACAAGTAGGAGTTTCAATAGATCCCTGCAAAAGAAGATCTACTTTCTTCATTCTGGTTCGAGGCACAGGTGTGATCAAATAGAGTAGATCTTTGGTTATGTTTACTGCTACGACAAATCCTGATTGAGTAAATAAAGGAAGAAATATTATGATAGGATTCATGTTCAGTGTTTACTGAGTACAAGCTGTTATCGAAAATGTTGTCGTAGTTTGGACTGAATATAACAGAGAATGGAGATAGTTGCTTATTATAATGAGATACTacagaataaataaacaagtctTTGCCctgtttttaagaaaaatgcCTCCACTTTGATAAGCTAAGGAACACATTTAGATCTGACAATGGAATTCATGGTGGATTGAAAGATGTTAGATACTTTTGAAATGTAATGATGTCACGGAAGCAAAAACTTAGCAGGCCGGCTTTTAATTATTACATCTGTTTATCTATGGAACATACTTGAGCATGTGTATATGTAATGAATTTGTGTATAAAGCTGCTGTAATACAAGAAAGCATGACATCAAGGAGggtttatagtttttatttctaattttttctctgtttttgatTATTTGTATTGTATTACTTCTGGGTTTGTTagtgtgtttgtttgtcttgttttgcttcttggTTTGTAACCCCTTAACGCTTTGTTTTCTTccttttattcaataaattcagctctctgagctctttctccaaaaaaaaaaaaaggagggttTATAGAAGAACTTGGCACATTGAGGAAATATCATGgcattttattaagaaaattctTAGCTTTTTTCATAAATGGATATAAAGCATCAGAGAATGAATTTGAGATTACCGAGTCCAATGCACCACCGAGTTGTGTAATTTTCAGATTCTGAAGGCAACATGGAACTGTCTCCCAAGCCAACAATAGACTTGTCCAAACTCTGAAATGTTTCTGAACTAGGAGCCTGAGGTAACAATTTATAGCataaacaagaatatgaataaaaatcTCCAGAAGGGAATGGCCAAATTTCACAAGAAAGGTTTCCATATCTGACATAATATATTCTGAAGAACAGAGATTTTGGGACAGAAACAtcaataatcatatttatttgttataaagGCAAGGTTAAGGAACAAAGAAGAGAAGCCGAGGGGAAATAGCACAAACAGTGGTGAATATTACTTAGAAAGGTAACTTGCCCACAACAAACATTGTGACAGATGAATGATCTTATATTTCATGCTTGCTGAGTGACAATGTCAAATAGCAATATCCATGTGGCTGAAGGACTAGGATTGCTCAACACAGTCGGTTCAATCACAAAAATTTGGATCTACCAGAATCAATGTGATAGATAACAATATCTATATGTTATCTATATGTAATAGAGTTCAAAGTGTCAGAAAGGAGATGCAAATTGAATTTCTAAAAAGCTTatcatgataaataatattatacttGTGGCAAACCTGATAATGGAAGCCAATGACTCCAATTTCTGAAAAGTGAAGTTCATAAAGATGAACAGTAGCAAAGCTGTGAACAAGCTCCTTGTAGGATGAGATGTCGAAGTCTCTAGGCATACATTGcctaaaataagaaacaattcGAAGATCTCGCATAACACGTGCTTCCTTTTTCATTGACACACTGCCACACACATGTTCAGCACAAGAAAGATttggaagaagaataagaatcaTTAAAGActtggaaattttttattttactatctCTGTGATTCACTCACAATATACTTGAAGCATAAAAGGCATGCAAAATAGTAAACACAATAAAGATCAGATTTTACAAATTGAACAAATCATATATATGCCCAAAGTCATCACATTAAATTAAATGGAGTGGaatcataataatataaagcttcaaaaagaaaagagcttAACAAATGCACAAATATCTGCATGCAAATGCCTAATGATGCATACTACTCACAATCGAATAGAAGAATCATCAGATGTTTGTGGGATTTCAATCAAGTTAATTTGTCCCTTTGCGGACTTTTCCAACCAGAACAATCCTCTGGGGAGATTTTTCTTCTCATGAGAAGTGCGAAACTGAACCACATGGGTTAAGTTGATATATCTGAGGATCTCCACCAACAGATTGTAACCAAGACCTTACATACAAGATAAAACAGGATAAGAATTTATACTTAGCATAGATGAatttggaaagaaaataaattttagttaattttctGAGGAAGTGCTTGAATCAAAACAGACACTGCTGATATCTTACCTTTCACCCATCCACTTGTATTCACAATAAGAGGTAACATAGGCTTGCGAAGACCATCAGTCTCACGAGCTTGATAGTGTTCTTTGATATAATGATCATATAATGCATAGATACTATTTAGATAGGCGTTTGGATCATGTTCAGCAGAGACACCACCATAGAAAACACATCTGAAGGCAGCATAAATGTATGTCAAATTGTCAAATAGCAGTAAGTTCATCACAGAACAGACAAacagagaaaaacataaaaagaactAAGACAAGACTGTGGTAAGCCTATATTAAATCAACATCTATCATCTTCTTGTGAAATAGTACAACTCTGCAAACATTTAAATGTAAATTATATTGTCCAACTCTTGATAGATACCATGCAAAAAGAAACAAGTTCGGACATCCTGAAACACCTACTATCGCATCATACAAATTCATGAAGCTATTTATGCTCATTTAAGCAAAGAATGCAGAATGAAAAAGCAGAAGAAAATATTAGGGGTTGATCCAAACATCAATGTCACTAGTTGCGCTCTTTGCTTCTGAAAGTAAAATTACAAAATGGAACTCTATCATTGAAACAGCTCCACATCCATCTCTTTATAAGTAACAAGGCAACCAGTGTATACAGTACATCAAGATACTTTGCCAGTGATTCAAACAGGTATAAATCAAGCATCAATTGAGGCAATCATCAGGCATACATTTAACACAGATTAGCATTCACATCAAAGTATCTTACCTCTCTGGTATCTTCAAACACAGAATGGACAAATCTGCAAACACTTGAAGCTCAATCACTTGTGAAATTTATCAATCAAACAGATCAAGAATCACCATGGATAACCTCACAATTCACAAGCAAGCAAACCTGGGATCGGATTGTCAAAGATGAGCAGCGAGATGCATCCCGGAGGAGAGAACTCCGCCTGGCCAACATCAGTATCCAAATAAGCCACACGCTCATACCTGATCATCACCAAGGAACAACAACTAAATCCAAGGACGCACAACCAAAAGAAGCAGAGCAAGAGGCAAAGAACAGACCTTTTCAAGAGAGTGTTCAAGAGATGGAGAGAAAACGTCGACTTTCCACAGTTCCCCGGCCCGCAGACGAGAGATGTGGGTGGACGCCGGGATGAGGAGTCATAGGCAATGGAGTTCGCCGCCTCTTGCCACACCGGTGGGATCTCCACGCCGGGCAACGCCGAGTGCTCTCCGATCATGGCTCTCTTGCTCTATCTCTCTCTCGCTTGATCGATCGCAAGAAGGCAAGAAAACAAGCACTTTTGGGTGTTCGATTTCAGCGATCGATGGAAACGTTGTGAAGAATGAGCATTCGAAGAGAAGAGCATGATGATGCATGAATAAAGCGAGGGAAAGAAAAGAAGGGTTCTTCGTTGGGCCCCACTTCGCTGACGTGTTGGGTTGGTGGGCCcattacaaaagaaacacatttgcttatttatttatttatttataattatgtatacaAATACAATGGCCGTTTTTTCAAATGTCAAATCCGTGAAAAATAgtgatattatttgatttttaaacttaaattgaaataattcttttaaacgCTTTGTCTGTCtgtgtaattttatttatttataattttaatataaatatttttaataaatagttcatgatttctttattaaaaatttaaaaagtatataaataatttaaagaggAAATCGTAggttttttctaattaaaaatagaaattcaACTCaggttaaaataattattttaacgTCATTGTctgtacaatttttttcataattttaatataaatcttttaataaataattcatgACTTCTATTAAACAAGAAAAGTATGCAACTGATCTAACGAGGAAACCAAaggttttttttctaataaaaaattttaaaaaaaaataacttaataaCACGTAATTTTGCTCCATTTAAGGGGGTGTAAGTCAGAAtctcaaaataaaaaccataaatcacatTCACTTGCAATCATCAACACAAATGACAAAACAatgatatgtataaaaataggatttttttt
This genomic window from Dioscorea cayenensis subsp. rotundata cultivar TDr96_F1 chromosome 20, TDr96_F1_v2_PseudoChromosome.rev07_lg8_w22 25.fasta, whole genome shotgun sequence contains:
- the LOC120251786 gene encoding polynucleotide 5'-hydroxyl-kinase NOL9-like — protein: MIGEHSALPGVEIPPVWQEAANSIAYDSSSRRPPTSLVCGPGNCGKSTFSLHLLNTLLKRYERVAYLDTDVGQAEFSPPGCISLLIFDNPIPDLSILCLKIPERCVFYGGVSAEHDPNAYLNSIYALYDHYIKEHYQARETDGLRKPMLPLIVNTSGWVKGLGYNLLVEILRYINLTHVVQFRTSHEKKNLPRGLFWLEKSAKGQINLIEIPQTSDDSSIRFVSMKKEARVMRDLRIVSYFRQCMPRDFDISSYKELVHSFATVHLYELHFSEIGVIGFHYQAPSSETFQSLDKSIVGLGDSSMLPSESENYTTRWCIGLGFVVAVNITKDLLYLITPVPRTRMKKVDLLLQGSIETPTCLLQVHGCIAASLTSNPSDDIAQMAETTKLLTRLKAT